One Citricoccus sp. K5 DNA window includes the following coding sequences:
- a CDS encoding FAD-dependent oxidoreductase: MTETRPAADRPLLTPVPELADRYDLVVIGSGCAGMTSALVARRTGASVLVLEKADRLGGTTAAGGGVMWAPNNHLMGTRDFSDSDEDAAAYVRAATAGKLSEEEISWYVSTAAEAVGFLDENTRVDYAPLFRPDYHMEWPGATPGGRGLDHREFDPSVVPGLAEALRPPTYLPLITMDERDQLHGAAPDPALLTGRAERGVRTMGGALAGALTASAWEAGVVIAASAPATGLRRDAGTATSPESGTETGGWQVTVAGEREIAAASVVIASGGFEWSPELTGTLLKFPVTPISAPSNAGDGLKLGMAVGGSFTETTDIWGVPVITAHGATYDGRPSGRMGNVEATLPGGIVVNSAGRRFVNEALNYHDFSRVFANIDPETSQYANIPAHLVMDSRFVSRYPVAGNPVFSEPTEAPDWMVRADTLAELAQIIGVDPAGLEETVARFNPPAERGEDPEFGRGSSAQDRHLGDPQNLPNPCLAPLVAPPFYAVQLHPGALGTAGGLRADLDGRVLDWNGIPLPGLYAAGNCSATVFKDAYPGGGATIGSAVTRAYAAGRHLTRTRLSPAGLGGETATEGIRA; the protein is encoded by the coding sequence ATGACCGAGACCCGCCCCGCCGCAGACCGCCCCCTCCTGACCCCCGTCCCGGAGCTCGCCGACCGCTACGACCTCGTGGTCATCGGCTCCGGCTGTGCCGGGATGACCTCGGCCCTGGTGGCCCGCCGGACCGGAGCCTCCGTGCTGGTGCTGGAGAAGGCGGACCGGCTGGGCGGGACCACGGCGGCCGGCGGCGGGGTGATGTGGGCGCCGAACAATCATCTGATGGGCACTCGTGACTTCTCGGACAGTGACGAGGACGCCGCCGCCTACGTGCGGGCGGCCACGGCTGGGAAGCTCTCCGAGGAGGAGATCTCCTGGTACGTCTCCACCGCCGCCGAGGCGGTCGGCTTCCTGGATGAGAACACCCGGGTGGACTATGCGCCCCTGTTCCGTCCCGATTACCACATGGAATGGCCGGGAGCCACGCCGGGTGGGCGGGGCCTGGACCACCGGGAATTCGACCCCTCGGTGGTGCCCGGACTGGCCGAGGCCCTGCGTCCGCCCACGTACCTGCCGCTGATCACCATGGACGAGCGCGACCAGCTGCATGGCGCGGCCCCCGATCCCGCGCTGCTCACCGGCCGCGCCGAGCGCGGGGTGCGCACGATGGGTGGGGCGCTGGCGGGTGCCCTGACCGCCTCGGCCTGGGAGGCCGGCGTCGTGATCGCGGCTTCTGCTCCGGCCACGGGACTGCGGCGGGATGCCGGCACGGCTACCAGCCCTGAATCCGGCACTGAGACTGGCGGCTGGCAGGTGACCGTGGCCGGAGAGCGGGAGATCGCGGCCGCATCCGTGGTCATCGCCTCCGGCGGCTTCGAATGGTCCCCTGAACTGACCGGCACCCTTCTGAAGTTCCCCGTGACCCCGATCTCGGCGCCGTCCAACGCCGGGGACGGACTGAAGCTGGGCATGGCCGTGGGTGGTTCCTTCACGGAGACCACGGACATCTGGGGCGTGCCGGTGATCACCGCCCACGGTGCCACGTACGACGGCCGCCCCTCCGGCCGGATGGGCAACGTCGAGGCCACCCTGCCCGGCGGCATCGTGGTGAACTCCGCCGGTCGCCGCTTCGTCAACGAGGCCCTGAACTACCACGACTTCTCGCGGGTCTTCGCGAACATCGACCCCGAGACCTCCCAGTACGCCAACATCCCGGCCCACCTGGTGATGGACTCGAGGTTCGTCTCCCGGTACCCCGTCGCCGGGAATCCGGTCTTCTCCGAACCGACCGAGGCCCCGGACTGGATGGTCCGGGCGGACACGCTGGCCGAGCTGGCGCAGATCATCGGGGTGGACCCGGCCGGCCTCGAGGAGACCGTGGCCCGGTTCAACCCGCCGGCGGAACGCGGCGAGGACCCGGAGTTCGGCCGGGGATCCTCGGCCCAGGACCGGCACCTGGGAGACCCGCAGAACCTCCCCAACCCCTGTCTGGCGCCCCTCGTGGCCCCACCGTTCTACGCCGTGCAGCTGCATCCCGGCGCCCTGGGCACCGCGGGCGGCCTGCGGGCCGACCTGGACGGACGGGTCCTGGACTGGAACGGAATCCCGCTGCCCGGACTGTATGCCGCCGGCAACTGCTCGGCGACCGTCTTCAAGGACGCCTATCCCGGCGGCGGGGCCACGATCGGCTCGGCCGTGACCCGCGCCTATGCTGCAGGCCGGCATCTCACCCGGACCCGTCTCTCCCCAGCCGGTCTCGGTGGGGAGACCGCCACGGAGGGCATCCGCGCATGA
- a CDS encoding Gfo/Idh/MocA family protein, protein MSVTGTETSTGPAATETTAESAVRTLRVGIAGGGAIFRNHLEAYRALQDVEVVAVCDIDAERAGQVAAANGIEHAFGSVTDLLAWRGADGRGIDLISVCTPHPTHEAVVTEAAAARVHVLCEKPIAIDLAAAERMVAACREAAVTFGVLFQRRFWPAAQRIRAAIDDGTLGDPILGHCSVLLHREPEYYSATDWRGTWASDGGGVLMTQGIHYIDLLQWFMGEVVEVHGHVATYVHGDHIEVEDSAVATLRFASGAIATVQASTAVTPSLGVQVRVTGSTGATAQVTEFPEGTDGRVDIWAAGDSVGAQETWPSSLNPNVDLATINGALIPWHRAQVADFVDAVRTGGTPAVTGEEATKSLRILLAVYESSRTGKPVIF, encoded by the coding sequence ATGAGCGTCACTGGAACCGAGACCAGCACTGGACCCGCCGCCACTGAAACCACCGCCGAGTCGGCCGTCCGCACTCTGCGCGTCGGCATCGCCGGAGGCGGTGCGATCTTCCGCAACCACCTGGAGGCGTACCGTGCCCTGCAGGACGTCGAGGTGGTGGCCGTGTGTGACATCGACGCCGAGCGGGCCGGGCAGGTTGCGGCGGCGAATGGGATCGAGCACGCCTTCGGCTCCGTCACGGACCTGTTGGCCTGGCGCGGCGCGGACGGACGAGGGATCGACCTGATCTCGGTGTGCACCCCGCACCCCACCCACGAGGCCGTCGTGACGGAGGCCGCCGCCGCGCGTGTGCATGTGCTGTGCGAGAAGCCCATCGCGATCGACCTCGCTGCCGCCGAGCGGATGGTGGCCGCCTGCCGTGAGGCCGCCGTGACTTTCGGCGTGCTGTTCCAGCGCCGGTTCTGGCCCGCCGCCCAGCGGATCCGGGCGGCCATCGACGACGGGACGCTGGGCGACCCGATTCTCGGCCACTGTTCCGTGTTGCTGCACCGGGAACCCGAGTACTACTCCGCCACCGACTGGAGGGGCACCTGGGCCTCGGACGGCGGCGGGGTGCTGATGACCCAGGGCATCCACTACATCGACCTGCTCCAGTGGTTCATGGGCGAGGTGGTCGAGGTACACGGGCACGTGGCGACCTACGTGCACGGCGACCACATCGAGGTCGAGGACTCGGCCGTGGCGACCCTGCGGTTCGCCTCCGGGGCCATCGCCACCGTGCAGGCGTCCACCGCCGTCACCCCGTCACTGGGCGTCCAGGTCCGCGTCACCGGTTCCACGGGCGCCACCGCGCAGGTGACCGAGTTCCCGGAGGGCACTGACGGCCGGGTGGACATCTGGGCGGCCGGGGACAGCGTCGGTGCCCAGGAGACCTGGCCGTCCTCGCTCAATCCCAACGTGGACCTGGCCACCATCAACGGTGCCCTGATCCCGTGGCACCGGGCCCAGGTGGCCGACTTCGTGGACGCCGTCCGCACCGGCGGCACCCCCGCCGTGACGGGCGAGGAGGCCACGAAGTCCCTGCGCATCCTGCTGGCGGTGTATGAATCCTCCCGCACCGGCAAGCCGGTCATCTTCTGA
- a CDS encoding zinc-binding dehydrogenase: MTSTTPAPASSTDPAASASSAASAAGTARMATAAVTTSRRTIEYRSIAAPVPAPGMAVIRMASVTLCGTDAHIWDDDYATELPIIQGHEAAGTIAALDPSDTGSGSGTGGWAVGDRVAISPMFYCGQCHACSIGRVNACRHMSVYGCYEDGSLVTEQAVPLEKLYRVPDGLELSLAPMSEPASIAMQAVNRGRAQAGERVLVSGAGPIGLLATVYLKDLGCDVTVSDMNPSRLALATALGADRTFTVTPGDFPTAAQRTELDQLTRGDGPSLVIDATGAPASVATGVDLVATAGRVVCVGISDAELRLTLRTLPVKEIDLLGSRNSQNLIGQALDLLDRHQDSIGRLLTHRFAFEDLDAAFETLVDPTAGVGKIAIDFPSEDPTEGDTRP, translated from the coding sequence ATGACCTCGACCACCCCCGCCCCGGCTTCCAGCACCGATCCCGCCGCCAGCGCTTCCAGCGCTGCCAGCGCTGCCGGCACGGCCCGCATGGCGACCGCCGCCGTGACCACGAGCCGCCGCACCATCGAGTACCGCAGCATCGCGGCACCGGTGCCGGCGCCCGGCATGGCGGTCATCCGGATGGCGTCCGTGACCCTCTGCGGTACCGATGCGCACATCTGGGATGACGACTACGCCACCGAGCTGCCGATCATCCAGGGCCACGAGGCTGCCGGCACCATCGCCGCGCTCGACCCTTCGGATACCGGTTCGGGCTCGGGGACTGGCGGCTGGGCCGTGGGCGACCGGGTGGCCATCTCTCCGATGTTCTACTGCGGCCAGTGCCACGCGTGCTCCATCGGACGCGTCAACGCCTGCCGGCACATGAGCGTCTATGGCTGCTACGAGGACGGCTCGCTGGTGACCGAGCAGGCCGTCCCGCTGGAGAAGCTGTATCGGGTTCCGGACGGACTGGAACTGTCCTTGGCGCCGATGTCCGAGCCAGCCTCCATCGCCATGCAGGCCGTCAACCGCGGCCGCGCCCAGGCCGGCGAGAGGGTCCTCGTCTCCGGTGCCGGGCCGATCGGCCTCCTGGCCACCGTCTACCTCAAGGACCTCGGCTGTGACGTCACCGTCTCGGACATGAACCCATCCCGGCTGGCGCTGGCCACGGCCCTCGGCGCGGACCGCACCTTCACCGTCACTCCCGGGGATTTCCCGACGGCGGCGCAGCGGACCGAGCTGGACCAGCTCACCCGCGGCGACGGTCCGTCCCTGGTCATCGACGCCACCGGCGCCCCCGCCTCGGTGGCCACCGGGGTGGACCTGGTGGCGACGGCCGGCCGCGTGGTCTGTGTCGGCATCTCCGACGCGGAACTGCGCCTGACCCTGCGCACCCTGCCGGTCAAGGAGATCGACCTGCTCGGCTCGCGCAATTCGCAGAACCTCATCGGCCAGGCGCTGGACCTGCTGGATCGCCACCAGGACAGCATCGGACGGCTGCTGACCCACCGGTTCGCGTTCGAGGACCTGGATGCCGCCTTCGAGACCCTCGTGGACCCCACGGCCGGCGTCGGCAAAATCGCGATCGACTTCCCCTCGGAAGACCCCACTGAAGGAGATACCCGGCCATGA
- a CDS encoding tripartite tricarboxylate transporter TctB family protein, whose translation MTAERPGDHPEDLVLLKNLPYRLRELIPVAASVGLGITILVLVGGITDRGGDALGPRFWPTMLAWALIGLGVLLVFTNVLRGVRPSDIPEDMNWTGIGRMLATFAVLIGYLLLFNVLQFWLITMVVTVVLLLLYGIRNWKVLVFLPIIIGALLHLLFIVLLKVPL comes from the coding sequence GTGACCGCTGAGCGTCCGGGTGATCATCCGGAGGACCTGGTCCTGCTGAAGAACCTGCCGTACCGGCTGCGCGAATTGATTCCCGTGGCCGCGTCGGTCGGCCTGGGGATCACGATCCTCGTCCTGGTCGGTGGCATCACCGACCGGGGCGGGGACGCCCTGGGCCCACGGTTCTGGCCAACCATGCTCGCCTGGGCCCTGATCGGGCTCGGCGTCCTGCTGGTGTTCACGAACGTCCTGCGCGGGGTCCGACCCTCGGACATCCCGGAGGACATGAACTGGACCGGGATCGGCCGGATGCTCGCGACCTTCGCCGTGCTGATCGGCTACCTGCTGCTCTTCAACGTTCTGCAGTTCTGGCTGATCACCATGGTCGTCACCGTGGTGCTGCTCTTGCTCTACGGCATCCGGAACTGGAAGGTCCTCGTCTTCCTCCCGATCATCATCGGTGCCCTGCTGCACCTCTTGTTCATCGTCCTCTTGAAGGTGCCCCTGTGA
- a CDS encoding tripartite tricarboxylate transporter permease: MIPELLLQLPQLPHLPQLPLPIAANAVTDGIGVVLQWDTLLYIGLGMLVGMLVGAFPGVTATMAVALASGFTLTMDPIQGLAVLLTIYVAAQFGDRVPAILINTPGTPASIATTFDGYPLAKQGKAGLAMTASAFGSAFGMIIGIIVLSLFAIPLAGLARQFGPPEMFALVVFGLTMMIGVSSGRIFKGLVAGGFGLLLATVGRDPITGDQRFTLGILELNGGVPFIPVIIGLFGVAEVLNQMVTHRRNAVQDKPISQMGQWMPDRAMFRRLLKPMSIGAGTGSVVGLVPAVGGDIAGIIAWDNAKRLSKRKEEFGKGSIEGLTSADTSSTATLGGSVTTTMALGVPGDSVMAVLIGSMMIWGIQPGPALFTNDPSLVYTLATILLVATVLSLGLSLVRMKSMVKLLELKNQYLWIIILVFCMVGTYSISNSVFDVFVMLIMGVIGLFMLRFGFPAGPAVLGLILGPLAESNLRRTLIGDGWAGFLSSPIALVLFAVSAAALLLPPLRQMRLRRKQALKGKDEGLSVLIP, encoded by the coding sequence GTGATCCCCGAACTCCTTCTCCAGCTGCCGCAGCTGCCTCACCTACCGCAACTGCCCCTGCCCATCGCGGCGAACGCCGTCACCGACGGCATCGGCGTGGTCCTGCAGTGGGACACCCTGCTGTACATCGGCCTGGGCATGCTCGTGGGCATGCTGGTCGGCGCATTCCCCGGCGTCACGGCCACCATGGCCGTGGCCCTGGCCTCCGGTTTCACCCTGACCATGGATCCCATCCAGGGCCTCGCCGTGCTGCTGACGATCTACGTGGCCGCGCAGTTCGGCGACCGGGTACCGGCCATCCTCATCAACACCCCCGGTACCCCGGCTTCGATCGCAACCACCTTCGACGGCTACCCCCTGGCAAAGCAGGGCAAGGCGGGCCTGGCGATGACCGCCTCCGCCTTCGGCTCCGCGTTCGGCATGATCATCGGCATCATCGTGCTCTCGCTGTTCGCCATCCCCCTGGCCGGACTCGCACGCCAGTTCGGGCCGCCGGAGATGTTCGCCCTCGTGGTCTTCGGCCTGACGATGATGATCGGGGTCTCCTCCGGCCGCATCTTCAAGGGCCTGGTCGCTGGCGGTTTCGGCCTGCTGCTGGCCACCGTGGGCCGTGATCCGATCACCGGCGACCAGCGCTTCACCCTGGGAATCCTGGAACTCAACGGCGGAGTGCCCTTCATCCCGGTGATCATCGGCCTGTTCGGTGTGGCCGAGGTCCTCAACCAGATGGTCACCCACCGCCGCAACGCGGTCCAGGACAAGCCCATCAGCCAGATGGGGCAGTGGATGCCGGACCGGGCGATGTTCCGCCGGCTGCTCAAGCCCATGAGCATCGGCGCCGGCACCGGCTCCGTCGTCGGCCTGGTCCCGGCAGTCGGCGGGGACATCGCCGGCATCATCGCCTGGGACAACGCCAAACGCCTCTCCAAGCGCAAGGAGGAGTTCGGCAAGGGCTCCATCGAGGGCCTCACGTCCGCTGACACCTCCTCCACCGCCACCCTCGGCGGCTCCGTCACCACCACCATGGCCCTGGGCGTGCCGGGCGACTCGGTCATGGCCGTCCTCATCGGCTCCATGATGATCTGGGGCATCCAGCCGGGCCCGGCCCTGTTCACCAACGATCCCTCGCTGGTCTACACCCTGGCAACGATCCTGCTGGTGGCCACCGTGCTCTCGCTGGGTCTGTCCCTGGTCCGCATGAAGTCGATGGTGAAACTGCTGGAACTGAAGAACCAGTACCTCTGGATCATCATCCTGGTGTTCTGCATGGTCGGCACCTACTCCATCAGCAACTCCGTCTTCGACGTCTTCGTCATGCTGATCATGGGAGTGATCGGGCTGTTCATGCTCCGCTTCGGCTTCCCCGCCGGGCCAGCTGTACTCGGCCTGATCCTCGGTCCCCTCGCGGAATCCAACCTGCGGCGCACCCTGATCGGGGACGGCTGGGCCGGATTCCTCAGCAGCCCCATCGCCCTGGTCCTCTTCGCCGTCTCGGCCGCAGCACTCCTGCTGCCCCCGCTGCGCCAGATGCGCCTGCGCCGCAAGCAGGCCCTGAAGGGCAAGGACGAGGGACTGTCCGTCCTGATCCCCTGA
- a CDS encoding tripartite tricarboxylate transporter substrate binding protein: MKQRTLMTSAATLAAAGLLLSGCASNSGGGGGGDEFPTEDVRLVVPWAAGGSGDLSARTLAPLLEDELGVSVIVENRPGANGSVGYNWLKEQEPDGYNLSMLGAEVATLQFMDYDIAPADYAFLGKILEGPGAIAVKADSPYETLQDLIDAAKAAPGEITYSSPGVGSVWDNPAQGFQELAGIELTNVPYDGSAPSIAAAAAGDVDFSIDAMGSQKAQVDGGELRYLAVLAEERVEDFPDVPTAAEQGVDLQNASFTGLMAPAGTPDDVVQTLSDAIVAATEDEDYQSVIEQSNLVPVSVPAGEFTEFIQAEEERYGPWIELAKSKQG, translated from the coding sequence ATGAAACAACGCACCCTGATGACTTCCGCGGCCACCCTGGCCGCCGCCGGACTGCTGCTGTCCGGTTGCGCCTCGAACTCCGGAGGCGGAGGCGGAGGCGACGAGTTCCCGACCGAGGACGTCCGTCTCGTCGTGCCCTGGGCCGCCGGCGGCTCCGGCGACCTCTCCGCTCGCACCCTGGCCCCGCTGCTCGAGGACGAGCTCGGCGTCAGCGTCATCGTGGAGAACCGCCCGGGAGCGAACGGCTCCGTCGGCTACAACTGGCTCAAGGAGCAGGAGCCGGATGGCTACAACCTCTCCATGCTGGGCGCAGAGGTGGCCACCCTCCAGTTCATGGACTATGACATCGCACCGGCCGACTACGCCTTCCTCGGCAAGATCCTCGAGGGCCCCGGCGCGATCGCCGTCAAGGCTGACAGCCCCTACGAGACCCTGCAGGACCTGATCGATGCCGCGAAGGCGGCTCCGGGCGAGATCACCTACTCCTCCCCCGGCGTCGGATCCGTGTGGGACAACCCCGCCCAGGGCTTCCAGGAGTTGGCCGGCATCGAGCTGACCAACGTGCCCTATGACGGCTCCGCCCCCTCGATCGCCGCCGCGGCGGCCGGTGACGTGGATTTCTCCATCGACGCCATGGGCTCCCAGAAGGCCCAGGTGGACGGCGGCGAGCTGCGCTACCTGGCCGTCCTGGCGGAGGAGCGCGTGGAGGACTTCCCGGACGTGCCCACGGCGGCCGAGCAGGGCGTCGACCTGCAGAACGCCTCCTTCACGGGCCTGATGGCTCCTGCCGGAACCCCGGACGACGTCGTCCAGACCCTCTCGGACGCCATCGTGGCGGCCACGGAGGACGAGGACTACCAGTCCGTCATCGAGCAGTCCAACCTGGTCCCCGTCTCCGTTCCGGCCGGGGAGTTCACCGAGTTCATCCAGGCCGAGGAAGAGCGCTACGGCCCGTGGATCGAACTCGCGAAGTCCAAGCAGGGCTAA